A window of Saccharomyces paradoxus chromosome XI, complete sequence contains these coding sequences:
- the TOF2 gene encoding Tof2p (Protein required for rDNA silencing and mitotic rDNA condensation~similar to YKR010C) — MWRLQIVLVPPSAQDIITFLDTSLTISDTSQLAFPMLQCNEGTIMHNNSNNNCNKSSSTSLSSRKSIQPNHDSDFINYLPNCKKFLHFTNGNNTLLQLSNEILTKFDRLYPNFNEPIEIVSLRDRHGCDLDSEFSIKDVFESDGVVLVILKDELDWSRYQHISLLQLAKQRKRQNKSSTKSMISEKKKKVSREGLSSTQNKDTLHLIAKSSLKKNFVNKSRVSTPLMNEILPLANKYEALNKEKGSVPLLPTVIVSNVHKHLQDHCHANKGAAVHESDNNKENIPSSIEQQKNDGVKMHESNGPNDLHNTSEDPNYEPADENSPQISYDSIDTDFQLSTTSSTNSDMHIQDLKTSSAAHSPRKSSLEIKVQNKKRDDLPLNDKDIGENYRRIETFSDEEDFNDTDNDHADSFVNKSKRASAGFRDINSDLDSVSFNSDIEDAVQSTQSTKNPISPSFFSEKKLNNRLHQGQGKEALFRLVENEFPDKSLSDASSISHAKDVKIQETIRKLNRFKPIEESKTQRSSNVAEPGYGKFETMKKDKPKPINSEGVGLDTKHSNDPNGIVSGTKSAKFGKIKVKRKTDDAESKVIEFKRKRNMGNKSLKDIFANAGKTSNAASSIKVVKLTRDLVDDSKDNAEKIFNRMAQTQISPKVPVKESTPEEKKSGQAIPSSFERTPQFKKVKVTRSHSSFSSSSSVSLESLLESSSSDDSDDDSGSRNVQIKKINFSTRNGPARDSSEQLMLDVDGNEVNAKKYQTPKYVESDEDDE, encoded by the coding sequence atgtGGAGGTTGCAAATTGTACTGGTGCCGCCAAGTGCCCAGGATATCATCACATTTCTCGACACAAGCTTGACTATAAGCGATACCTCACAGTTAGCATTTCCTATGCTTCAGTGTAATGAAGGTACAATTATGCACAACAACAGTAACAATAACTGTAACAAGTCCTCTTCTACGAGCCTGTCTTCGCGCAAATCTATTCAACCAAATCATGATAGTGATTTTATTAATTACCTCCCgaattgtaaaaaatttctacaTTTTACAAATGGTAACAATACCCTTCTACAGCTTTCcaatgaaattttaactAAATTTGATAGACTTTATCCAAACTTCAACGAACCAATTGAAATCGTATCTCTACGAGATAGACACGGTTGTGATTTGGATTCTgaattttcaataaaagaTGTATTTGAAAGTGATGGTGTTGTTTTGGTAATTTTAAAAGATGAATTAGACTGGAGTAGATATCAACATATTTCGCTTTTACAATTGGCAAAACAGCGAAAACGGCAGAACAAGTCGTCCACAAAATCCAtgatttctgaaaaaaagaaaaaagtctCTAGGGAAGGCTTATCGTCTAcacaaaataaagatacGCTACATCTGATAGCTAAAAGCTCGCTCAAAAAGAACTTTGTTAATAAGTCGAGAGTGTCAACGCCGCTaatgaatgaaattctacCGCTTGCAAACAAGTATGAGGCACtgaataaagaaaagggtTCTGTGCCACTACTTCCGACAGTAATTGTATCGAATGTACATAAGCATTTACAAGATCACTGCCATGCTAACAAAGGAGCTGCAGTACATGAGAGTGacaacaataaagaaaatataccTTCATCCATTGAGCAACAGAAAAATGATGGCGTTAAGATGCACGAATCAAATGGCCCAAATGACCTACACAATACATCAGAAGACCCTAATTATGAACCTGCAGATGAAAATTCTCCGCAAATTTCGTATGATTCGATTGATACCGATTTTCAATTAAGCACTACTTCTTCTACAAATTCTGATATGCATATACAAGATTTAAAGACCTCTAGCGCAGCTCATAGCCCCAGGAAGAGTTCTTTAGAGATTAAagttcaaaataaaaaaagagacGATCTGCCGCTGAACGACAAAGATATAGGTGAAAATTATAGAAGGATAGAAACATTTTCAGACGAAGAGGATTTCAACGACACCGATAATGATCATGCGGATTCGTTTGTCAATAAATCCAAGAGGGCTTCCGCAGGTTTCCGGGATATCAATTCCGACTTAGATAGCGTTTCGTTCAACAGTGATATTGAAGACGCAGTACAGAGTACTCAGAGTACTAAAAATCCTATTTctccttcctttttttctgagaaaaaattgaataatcGTTTACATCAAGGTCAAGGTAAGGAGGCCCTATTTCGACTTGTTGAGAACGAATTTCCTGATAAATCATTGAGTGATGCCTCTTCTATTTCGCATGCGAAAGACGTAAAAATACAAGAAACTATACGAAAACTAAATAGGTTTAAACCAATTGAAGAATCTAAGACCCAAAGAAGTAGCAATGTTGCGGAACCAGGTTatggaaaatttgaaacaatgaagaaagatAAACCCAAACCCATAAATTCAGAAGGCGTAGGTCTGGACACTAAGCATTCTAATGATCCCAATGGTATTGTTTCCGGTACGAAATCTGCAAAATTTGGTAAAATTAAAGTAAAACGAAAGACTGATGACGCCGAATCGAAAGTAATAGAGtttaaaaggaaaagaaacatgGGGAATAAATCCTTGAAGGATATTTTTGCCAACGCTGGGAAAACATCAAACGCAGCTTCGAGCATAAAAGTAGTCAAACTAACGAGAGATCTTGTTGATGATTCTAAAGACAACGCggagaaaatttttaatagAATGGCACAGACACAAATCTCACCTAAGGTGCCAGTTAAGGAATCAACtcctgaagaaaaaaaaagtggcCAAGCAATACCATCCAGCTTCGAAAGAACGCCACAATTCAAGAAGGTTAAGGTTACAAGGTCGCattcttcgttttcttcatcttcctccGTTTCACTTGAATCTTTATTGGAGAGCTCTTCCTCAGATGATTCGGATGATGATTCAGGTTCGAGGAATGTgcaaattaaaaaaattaacttTAGTACAAGGAATGGACCGGCCCGAGATTCCAGTGAACAACTAATGCTAGATGTAGATGGGAATG